The Neobacillus sp. OS1-2 genome includes a window with the following:
- a CDS encoding DnaD domain protein, whose translation MAKFRMIHTEFWNDPKVVEEMTPEDKFFFFYLLTNPNTTQIGIYQITKKQMAFDTGYSIESINALLDRFINHHKLVQYNPETRELAIKNWGKYNFNKGGKPVLDCVTSELKMVKDLSLISFVGERVEKQEIKKIYDTSTIRPRIDEKKENNESQNSQNALNQPFDDTSTIRGQEEEKEEEKEKEEEEEVTEDAAVFYQQNFGVLSPYIAENISYWEFDLSPAIVIESMKRTLSQNKRSWAYTESILKSWASLNLKTLESVLAFEHERAQKIALKEKQQAAGRAIPDEFEFDLSAGEG comes from the coding sequence ATGGCTAAATTCAGGATGATTCATACCGAGTTTTGGAATGATCCTAAAGTGGTGGAAGAAATGACTCCAGAAGATAAATTCTTTTTCTTTTATCTTTTGACCAATCCTAATACTACTCAAATAGGCATCTATCAAATAACAAAAAAACAAATGGCATTTGATACCGGCTACTCTATTGAAAGCATTAATGCCCTGTTAGACAGGTTTATCAACCATCACAAGCTTGTTCAATACAACCCAGAAACACGAGAACTGGCTATTAAAAATTGGGGGAAATACAACTTCAATAAAGGCGGAAAACCTGTATTGGATTGTGTTACTTCAGAGTTAAAAATGGTTAAAGATTTATCGTTAATTTCGTTTGTTGGTGAGCGAGTAGAAAAGCAAGAAATCAAAAAAATTTACGATACGTCCACGATACGTCCACGTATCGATGAAAAAAAAGAAAATAATGAATCCCAAAATAGCCAAAATGCTTTAAATCAACCTTTTGACGATACGTCCACGATACGGGGACAAGAAGAAGAAAAAGAAGAAGAAAAAGAAAAAGAAGAAGAAGAAGAAGTAACGGAGGACGCTGCGGTTTTCTATCAACAAAATTTCGGAGTACTGTCACCTTACATTGCAGAGAACATTAGTTATTGGGAGTTTGATTTATCACCGGCTATTGTCATCGAATCAATGAAAAGAACCTTAAGTCAAAATAAACGATCATGGGCCTACACTGAGAGCATCCTCAAAAGTTGGGCAAGCCTTAATTTAAAAACTTTAGAATCAGTCCTAGCGTTTGAACACGAACGAGCTCAAAAAATTGCACTTAAAGAAAAGCAACAGGCAGCCGGAAGAGCTATACCAGATGAATTCGAATTCGATTTATCTGCCGGGGAGGGCTAA
- a CDS encoding recombinase family protein — MRAVDYDRVSTDEQFKHGYSIDSQKESNKKFIESQSWTHTDTYVDDASAKNLNRDDMQRLISDAKQRKFDVVVFYKLDRLVRSVSDLDKLLKIFDANNIGIRSVTEPFDTTTAMGRFLITLVAAIAQWERETISERVSVNMEKKARMGKWPGGQPPYGYKVVDKELAIDPEQGNVVKKIFDMLKSYGFYTVARNLTNFRYHTINGEPWHVDTVRGIANNPVYAGYLRYNKNRKDSKKPPREQKLYEGIQPRIIPQSEFWELQDILDKRRGTGGKRETSNYYFSSILKCARCGHSMSGHKSAGRKTYRCSGKKAGKKCTSHIILEENLLKTVLIELDELFNAVKGKTEVTDVSQIKITQLDQELKSIQKLIKKQKAMFEADIIEIDELIEKTESLRESEKKLMSELKKYKRSGPSRTEEIHYISENFESLWEYADDFERKQLITTLFTQIVIDTKEEYKRGTGASREIIIVSVK, encoded by the coding sequence ATGAGAGCTGTGGACTATGATCGTGTATCAACGGATGAACAATTTAAACATGGGTATAGTATTGATTCTCAAAAAGAGTCAAATAAGAAGTTTATAGAGTCACAGAGTTGGACCCATACCGACACTTATGTCGATGATGCCAGCGCCAAAAATTTAAACAGGGATGATATGCAACGTTTAATAAGCGATGCGAAACAACGTAAATTTGATGTTGTTGTTTTTTATAAGCTTGATAGACTTGTCCGTTCTGTTAGCGACCTGGATAAGCTACTAAAAATATTTGATGCAAACAATATCGGCATTCGCTCTGTGACAGAGCCATTTGACACGACAACAGCCATGGGAAGGTTTCTTATCACGCTAGTCGCTGCCATCGCACAATGGGAACGTGAGACGATTTCAGAGCGTGTAAGTGTTAATATGGAAAAGAAAGCAAGAATGGGAAAATGGCCAGGTGGTCAACCGCCATACGGATATAAGGTTGTTGATAAAGAACTAGCAATAGATCCAGAGCAAGGAAATGTCGTAAAAAAGATTTTCGATATGTTAAAGAGTTATGGCTTTTATACCGTCGCTAGGAATCTCACCAATTTTAGATATCATACAATAAACGGCGAACCATGGCATGTTGACACGGTAAGAGGCATCGCAAATAACCCCGTCTATGCTGGGTATTTAAGATATAACAAAAATCGTAAGGACTCCAAGAAGCCTCCACGAGAACAAAAGCTTTATGAAGGTATACAGCCAAGAATCATACCCCAGAGCGAATTTTGGGAGCTGCAGGATATATTAGATAAGAGGCGAGGTACTGGAGGGAAACGGGAAACCAGTAATTATTATTTTTCGTCCATTTTAAAGTGCGCCAGGTGCGGACATTCTATGTCTGGTCATAAAAGTGCTGGTAGAAAGACTTATAGATGTTCCGGGAAAAAAGCTGGTAAGAAATGTACTAGTCATATTATCTTAGAAGAAAATTTACTTAAGACTGTATTAATCGAACTTGATGAACTTTTCAATGCTGTTAAAGGAAAGACAGAGGTTACAGATGTTTCCCAAATTAAAATAACACAATTAGATCAAGAACTTAAATCTATTCAAAAGTTGATAAAAAAGCAAAAGGCCATGTTTGAAGCAGATATAATTGAAATTGATGAACTAATCGAAAAGACAGAGTCTCTCCGTGAAAGTGAAAAAAAACTCATGTCCGAGTTAAAAAAATACAAACGAAGTGGTCCATCCAGAACAGAGGAAATACATTACATCTCTGAGAATTTTGAATCATTATGGGAGTATGCTGATGACTTTGAACGGAAGCAGTTAATTACTACTTTGTTTACTCAAATTGTTATCGATACAAAAGAAGAATATAAAAGAGGAACAGGTGCCTCCCGAGAAATCATAATAGTATCTGTAAAATAA
- a CDS encoding MazG nucleotide pyrophosphohydrolase domain-containing protein: MINNLCKEAYITAKSKGWHDEPKETGTILSLIHSEVSEALEADRKGNQENFAEELADVCIRVFDLCGSRGIDLEAAISKKMEFNKTRSYKHGGKKY; this comes from the coding sequence ATGATTAATAATTTATGCAAAGAAGCGTATATCACAGCCAAATCAAAAGGGTGGCACGATGAACCAAAGGAGACCGGCACGATTTTATCTTTAATCCACAGTGAAGTTAGTGAAGCATTGGAAGCAGATCGCAAAGGTAATCAAGAAAATTTCGCTGAAGAGTTAGCCGATGTTTGTATCCGAGTCTTTGATTTGTGTGGATCCAGAGGGATTGATTTAGAAGCAGCGATTTCTAAAAAGATGGAATTCAACAAAACAAGATCTTACAAACATGGTGGGAAAAAGTATTAA
- a CDS encoding DUF4352 domain-containing protein, whose amino-acid sequence MGFFMKGIIGFVVLIIIIVAATSGGEDDSSTTASTAPSTTTKSGETKSATKEEKPLSNEGVSSDVTIKVGAVEAKPEVGNEYTKQKAQGIYKVVEVSLTNNQKDAITIDGNSFKLVDDQGREFSYSSDGQIAFDVGENEGNSNFFLQSLNPGLTQTGKIIFDVPADAKGFVLKARGGMMGKEITLKVE is encoded by the coding sequence ATGGGATTTTTCATGAAGGGAATTATCGGGTTTGTAGTTTTAATTATTATTATTGTTGCGGCAACATCGGGTGGAGAAGATGATTCATCCACTACTGCGAGCACTGCTCCAAGCACAACTACAAAAAGTGGAGAAACGAAATCGGCTACGAAAGAAGAAAAACCATTATCGAATGAAGGAGTTTCTTCTGATGTAACTATTAAAGTTGGTGCGGTTGAAGCAAAACCAGAAGTAGGAAATGAATATACAAAACAAAAAGCTCAAGGAATATATAAAGTTGTAGAAGTATCTTTAACAAATAATCAAAAAGATGCGATTACAATTGACGGGAATAGTTTTAAACTTGTGGATGATCAAGGAAGAGAATTTTCCTATTCTTCAGATGGGCAAATTGCATTTGATGTTGGTGAGAATGAAGGAAATAGTAATTTCTTCTTACAATCGTTAAATCCTGGTTTAACTCAAACAGGAAAGATTATTTTTGATGTTCCTGCCGACGCAAAAGGATTTGTTTTAAAAGCTCGTGGCGGAATGATGGGTAAAGAGATTACACTAAAAGTTGAATAA
- a CDS encoding ImmA/IrrE family metallo-endopeptidase, translating to MELYKTTALEDWITAFYRRLKIQHPHQIDENRIARIYGITINRWELPSKYLVNGRFRGIYIDIRKPKNKQREIFFHEFCHILRHSGCQTMMPAAFRELQEWDARHFTLYAVIPAHMLKFIDLNDEYVIDQMVSLFKVTPELCEERLEQIKNRRLSYGYVAENQNKYRISNY from the coding sequence GTGGAATTATACAAAACAACAGCGTTAGAAGATTGGATAACAGCTTTTTATAGACGATTAAAAATTCAACATCCTCACCAAATAGATGAAAATCGTATTGCTCGTATTTATGGAATCACCATTAATCGGTGGGAATTACCATCAAAGTATTTGGTTAATGGACGTTTTCGAGGAATTTATATCGATATTCGAAAACCTAAGAATAAGCAGCGTGAAATATTTTTTCACGAGTTTTGTCACATACTTCGTCACAGTGGTTGTCAAACGATGATGCCAGCTGCATTTCGGGAGTTGCAAGAATGGGACGCCAGGCATTTCACTTTGTACGCTGTCATTCCGGCCCATATGCTTAAATTTATAGATTTAAACGATGAATACGTCATCGACCAAATGGTAAGTCTTTTTAAAGTGACTCCAGAATTGTGTGAGGAACGTCTGGAACAGATCAAAAACAGAAGATTGTCCTATGGTTATGTAGCTGAAAATCAGAATAAATATAGAATTTCCAACTATTAA
- a CDS encoding DnaB-like helicase C-terminal domain-containing protein yields MIAEKALLGSFLKANYLIKDTIIRPDHLVDARNRQLLQTMIDLTGKGKNIDIISLSTLANFEDFGGISYLNDLQSFGNAEKFQDYEDLVLEVWKEREKQNILTLAQNEDWEIDKIMTRLEGINQAKLDDYTSIDTALIDKFEAPWTEKSVKGGVQTGIKKLNNMTNGFQDSEVTIIAARPSMGKTDVVIHFAKQAGWQGYLPIIFSLEMPEASITDRLLASTGGFNRMRMRNLNKGLSDEQKEQWPNIITRVSETKIQIFDGAGQSVQEMRAKTRKMVHQFPDRKPIIFIDYLTLIRSAEFYGGNAHLQVTEISKNLKGMAKEFNCPVICLAQLNRSVEQRQEKRPMMSDIRESGSVEQDADLIIFLYREKYYDKNSSSDVLELIVAKNRNGPVGIVPSLYNEYTGEITDVLNQRSV; encoded by the coding sequence GTGATTGCGGAAAAAGCGTTGTTAGGTAGCTTCTTAAAGGCGAACTACTTAATCAAAGACACTATCATCCGTCCCGATCACCTTGTTGATGCAAGGAATCGACAGCTATTACAAACAATGATTGATCTGACCGGTAAGGGAAAAAATATTGATATTATTTCTCTTTCAACCTTAGCGAACTTTGAAGACTTCGGTGGCATTTCATATTTGAATGATTTGCAATCATTCGGAAATGCCGAAAAATTTCAAGATTACGAAGATCTCGTTTTAGAAGTTTGGAAGGAACGAGAAAAACAAAATATCTTAACACTTGCTCAAAATGAAGATTGGGAGATTGATAAAATCATGACGAGGCTTGAGGGTATTAATCAGGCGAAACTCGATGATTATACATCAATCGATACAGCCCTAATCGACAAGTTTGAAGCACCTTGGACAGAGAAAAGCGTCAAGGGCGGGGTTCAAACAGGAATTAAAAAACTCAACAATATGACAAATGGGTTTCAAGATTCAGAAGTAACGATTATTGCGGCAAGACCTAGTATGGGAAAAACCGATGTGGTTATTCATTTTGCAAAACAAGCTGGATGGCAAGGATATTTACCCATCATCTTTTCGTTGGAAATGCCCGAAGCGAGCATCACTGATCGATTACTCGCTTCCACTGGTGGGTTCAATCGAATGCGAATGAGAAACCTGAACAAAGGGCTTTCGGATGAACAAAAAGAACAATGGCCCAATATTATTACCAGGGTGTCTGAAACTAAAATTCAGATTTTCGATGGAGCTGGTCAATCCGTACAGGAAATGAGGGCGAAAACACGAAAAATGGTTCACCAATTTCCTGATAGAAAGCCGATTATATTCATCGACTACTTAACATTAATCCGTTCAGCCGAATTTTATGGGGGCAATGCACATCTCCAGGTTACAGAAATATCTAAAAACCTAAAAGGAATGGCCAAAGAATTTAATTGCCCAGTCATCTGTTTAGCACAGCTTAATCGATCTGTTGAACAACGCCAAGAAAAGCGTCCGATGATGTCTGATATCCGAGAATCCGGTAGCGTTGAGCAAGATGCTGACTTAATCATTTTCCTATATCGCGAAAAATATTATGACAAGAATTCTAGCAGTGATGTCCTTGAATTAATTGTTGCGAAAAATAGAAACGGTCCAGTCGGAATCGTCCCATCATTATACAACGAATACACAGGAGAAATAACAGATGTCCTCAATCAGAGAAGCGTTTGA
- a CDS encoding M20 family metallopeptidase, translated as MLNKLYTKLENSYDEMVSIRRYMHQHPELSFQEYNTARFIQTYYEKHAIEVKGNIGGNGVVAKVYGKKPGKTVALRADFDALPIQDEKDVPYKSLVPGVMHACGHDGHTATLLVLARALNELRDELEGTYVFIHQHAEEYAPGGAAPMIKDGCLDGVDVIFGTHLWASEPTGTIQYRTGPIMAAADRFEIEIQGKGGHGAQPHKTKDAIVTASQLVLNLQQIVSRKVNPVESAVVTVASFTAENAFNVIADKAKLIGTVRTFNEEVRQFIEGEIERIVHGTCYTSDSKYKYDFVRGYPAVVNHEKETEFIISCAQDIAEVNIIEETELQMGGEDFGYYLQKVPGTFFYTGAKPVSNDEGYPHHHPKFDIDEKAMLIAAKTLGTAAIRVHKE; from the coding sequence ATGTTAAACAAGCTATATACGAAATTAGAAAATAGTTATGACGAAATGGTCTCCATCCGCCGCTACATGCACCAACATCCGGAATTATCATTTCAGGAATACAATACAGCTAGGTTTATTCAAACCTATTATGAAAAACATGCTATTGAAGTTAAAGGGAATATAGGCGGAAATGGGGTAGTGGCAAAAGTTTACGGAAAAAAGCCTGGAAAAACAGTTGCATTACGGGCAGACTTCGATGCGTTGCCGATTCAGGACGAAAAGGATGTCCCTTACAAATCACTTGTACCCGGAGTCATGCATGCCTGTGGACATGATGGTCATACCGCGACACTTCTTGTCCTTGCGAGAGCCTTAAATGAACTTCGTGACGAGCTTGAAGGGACCTATGTCTTTATACATCAGCATGCAGAGGAATATGCTCCCGGGGGTGCGGCACCAATGATTAAGGATGGCTGTTTAGACGGTGTCGATGTGATTTTTGGTACGCATTTGTGGGCAAGTGAACCAACAGGCACCATCCAATACCGGACAGGACCCATCATGGCGGCAGCAGATCGTTTCGAAATTGAAATTCAAGGTAAGGGTGGTCATGGGGCACAACCGCATAAAACAAAGGATGCCATCGTGACCGCATCACAACTCGTGTTGAATCTACAGCAAATCGTCAGCCGTAAGGTAAATCCAGTTGAATCTGCAGTTGTCACTGTCGCTTCTTTTACAGCTGAAAATGCCTTCAATGTCATTGCAGACAAAGCAAAATTAATAGGAACAGTCAGGACATTTAATGAAGAGGTAAGACAATTCATTGAAGGTGAAATAGAACGAATCGTTCACGGTACCTGCTACACATCTGACAGTAAATATAAGTATGATTTTGTCAGAGGTTATCCTGCAGTGGTCAACCATGAAAAGGAAACAGAATTTATCATTAGCTGTGCACAGGATATTGCTGAGGTGAATATTATCGAAGAAACCGAGCTGCAAATGGGCGGAGAAGACTTTGGCTATTATTTACAAAAAGTTCCGGGCACCTTCTTCTACACGGGAGCAAAACCGGTTTCCAATGATGAAGGGTATCCACATCATCACCCTAAATTTGATATTGATGAAAAAGCCATGCTCATTGCCGCTAAAACATTGGGTACAGCAGCTATAAGAGTCCATAAGGAATAA
- a CDS encoding replication terminator protein has product MPNIVDLNTFANGALAERFNQELQKVMNNVVDPNTDPNKVRKVTMTVSISSDDNRELSDVSVQVKSTLVPAKNIQTKIIMDYDGQGKVTGAELKSGAKGQTFIDQEGGVSDDKGNKIIDLRQQQSK; this is encoded by the coding sequence ATGCCGAACATTGTTGATTTGAATACATTTGCCAACGGAGCTTTAGCAGAACGGTTTAACCAGGAATTACAAAAGGTAATGAATAACGTGGTAGACCCGAATACTGATCCCAATAAAGTCCGTAAAGTTACGATGACGGTCAGCATCAGTTCAGATGATAATCGGGAATTGTCCGACGTCAGCGTACAAGTAAAAAGCACCCTAGTACCTGCCAAGAACATCCAAACGAAAATCATTATGGATTATGACGGCCAAGGTAAAGTAACGGGGGCCGAATTAAAATCAGGCGCAAAAGGACAAACCTTTATTGATCAAGAAGGTGGTGTTTCTGACGATAAAGGCAATAAGATCATTGATTTAAGGCAACAACAATCTAAATAA
- a CDS encoding helix-turn-helix transcriptional regulator, whose protein sequence is MKYTNTKKKVCNMSMLGKRLKYLREKYNYSQKRVADSIGISNTQLSRYESGDRNPDPELITKFADFYDVTTDYLHGRTDSPKGSNDQYELIKTDEMYDSLAEITKLAKKYGLEQLGFFDIEEWKNLSPEEIKMLDAQFKAVANMAKERNEDKK, encoded by the coding sequence ATGAAATATACAAATACAAAGAAAAAGGTGTGCAATATGAGTATGTTGGGGAAACGCCTTAAATATCTACGAGAAAAATATAATTATTCTCAGAAAAGGGTTGCTGATTCTATCGGGATTTCAAATACCCAATTATCTAGATATGAATCTGGTGACAGGAATCCTGATCCCGAGTTAATCACAAAATTCGCTGATTTTTATGATGTTACCACAGATTACCTGCATGGAAGAACCGATTCTCCAAAAGGATCAAATGATCAATATGAATTAATCAAAACTGATGAAATGTATGACTCTCTCGCAGAGATCACAAAGTTGGCAAAAAAATATGGGCTTGAACAATTAGGTTTTTTCGATATTGAGGAATGGAAGAATCTTAGCCCAGAGGAAATTAAAATGTTAGATGCACAATTTAAAGCAGTAGCAAACATGGCAAAAGAACGTAACGAGGATAAAAAATAA
- a CDS encoding helix-turn-helix transcriptional regulator, translated as MKNIKVDIEKIKTLRKKAGISIEKMSEFLGYDSLNGYYYLETGRIKFPAEKLALVAKILEVPYGFLFFEEEFAKMANKE; from the coding sequence GTGAAAAATATAAAAGTTGATATAGAAAAAATTAAGACACTTCGAAAAAAGGCCGGCATTTCAATTGAAAAAATGTCTGAGTTTCTTGGATACGATAGTCTAAATGGCTATTATTATCTTGAAACTGGAAGAATCAAGTTCCCAGCTGAAAAATTAGCTTTAGTTGCCAAGATATTAGAAGTGCCATATGGTTTCCTTTTTTTTGAAGAGGAATTTGCCAAAATGGCAAATAAGGAATAG